A single Thunnus thynnus chromosome 6, fThuThy2.1, whole genome shotgun sequence DNA region contains:
- the ppdpfa gene encoding pancreatic progenitor cell differentiation and proliferation factor A translates to MAAIPSSGSLIATHDYYRRRIGSTSSNSSCGSAEYSGEVIPHPPGLSRQDSGHWWTSFFFAKPNQPGMQNGSENQKNRTYTVADGQVTCIAREMVLNRQVSESSENGKFEPSTPLPTPSSS, encoded by the exons ATGGCAGCAATTCCATCAAGTGGTTCCCTCATCGCCACCCATGATTACTACAGAA GGCGCATTGGGTCTACCTCCAGTAACAGCTCCTGTGGCAGCGCTGAGTACTCAGGAGAGGTCATTCCACACCCTCCAG GACTTTCAAGGCAAGATTCTGGACACTGGTGGACCTCATTTTTCTTTGCAAAACCGAACCAGCCCGGCATGCAGAACGGATCTGAAAATCAAAA aaACAGAACCTACACAGTGGCCGACGGTCAGGTGACCTGCATCGCCAGGGAAATGGTTCTGAACAGACAAGTCAGCGAAAGCagtgaaaatggaaagtttgaACCATCGACCCCTCTGCCAACTCCCTCTTCCTCCTAA